Proteins from one Argopecten irradians isolate NY chromosome 15, Ai_NY, whole genome shotgun sequence genomic window:
- the LOC138309673 gene encoding uncharacterized protein: MAEGLYILDTDARQRGDNSCSSRIETETIYSNSGRGDENSQQNVGYHSPERRGIESRFRGTRRPESTVQFIDRNDNRAGSPPHFRQSRQTVTARHSTVVKPPRYNGEEDFEEYLTQFEIIAQINKWDYQEKSLYLASSLGSSARTVLTELSTHERQDFDSLVALLQVRYGSIERSEMYRARLQTRVRGKNESLSEVAQSIRKLTRQAYPTADENLTSILALDHFIDALQDSEMRLRVRELRPKTINEAETHAIRLEAHRLADRQRGKTVHQVCQEELLNIPVNQVQFRDADHTEGEQVDIGTLTRSILGLERATKQLTQTIKSPSPDTGANVSILSQSFIESFSSKEKVEISPIKLNLVTATGERKPFLGKCKLNIELGDMELEQEFLIADIKQNGIIGLDFMAAHSVDILLNKNCLTIKGKHVQCFRFQDGTEFTCSRVCISEDVNIPPNSEIIVPGRFVDPICRDTTAILEPTPGFVQSHEVMLAKSVVNPTLGCVPLRFLNTCDTVYKLHKDSIVATIDVVDFCQDLPPEELSVNEVKKEIPTHNTETSLPEHLEKLFDESRTDLTDSQSNAFKGLLLEYQDTFSNSSNDLGLTTLVEHTINTGSSLPIRQYPRRIPIANRKEVEQEIEDMIEKGVIEKSDSPWCSPVVLVRKKDNSLRFCIDYRKVNDVTIKDSHPLPRIDSTIDALSGSQWFSTLDLKSGYWQVRVAPEDRPKTAFSVQGGGLWQFVTMPFGLCNAPATFERLMEKVLAKLSWQIYESFIFGTCGQQ, from the exons ATGGCTGAAGGATTGTATATCCTGGATACCGATGCTCGTCAAA ggggagataattcttGCTCAAGTAGGATAGAGACAGAAACAATATATAGTAACTCAGGAAGAGGAGATGAAAACTCCCAGCAGAATGTAGGTTATCACTCACCTGAGAGGAGGGGGATAGAGTCAAGGTTTAGGGGGACTCGTAGACCTGAGAGCACAGTTCAATTCATAGATAGGAATGATAACCGTGCAGGATCCCCACCACACTTCAGACAATCTAGACAGACAGTGACTGCTAGACATTCTACTGTTGTTAAACCTCCAAGGTATAATGGAGAGGAAGATTTTGAGGAATATTTGACTCAATTCGAAATTATAGCTCAAATTAACAAATGGGATTATCAAGAGAAGTCTTTATATCTAGCCAGTAGTTTAGGGAGTAGTGCACGGACAGTTTTGACAGAGCTAAGTACTCATGAAAGACAAGACTTTGACTCTTTAGTTGCCTTGCTTCAAGTTCGCTATGGATCTATAGAGCGTTCGGAGATGTATAGGGCTAGGCTTCAAACCAGAGTTCGAGGGAAGAACGAGTCATTATCAGAAGTGGCTCAGTCTATTAGAAAACTAACCAGACAGGCTTATCCGACAGCTGATGAAAACTTAACTAGTATACTGGCATTAGATCATTTCATTGACGCTTTGCAAGACTCAGAAATGAGACTTAGGGTTAGAGAACTTCGGCCTAAGACTATAAATGAGGCGGAGACACACGCTATTAGACTGGAGGCCCACAGATTAGCAGACAGACAAAGAGGTAAAACCGTACATCAGGTCTGTCAGGAGGAACTACTGAATATACCTGTAAATCAGGTTCAGTTCAGGGATGCAGATCATACCGAGGGAGAACAAGTGGATATTGGTACTTTGACCAGGAGTATATTGGGTTTGGAGAGAGCCACCAAACAATTAACCCAGACCATAAAAAGTCCCAGCCCAG ATACCGGAGCAAATGTATCTATTTTAAGTCAATCTTTCATTGAAAGCTTTAGTTCAAAAGAAAAAGTTGAAATAAGCCCTATTAAATTAAACTTAGTTACTGCCACCGGAGAAAGAAAGCCATTTTTAGGGAAATGTAAGCTTAACATAGAACTCGGTGACATGGAATTAGAGCAGGAATTCCTGATAGCAGATATTAAGCAGAATGGTATTATAGGCTTAGATTTTATGGCAGCTCATTCCGTTGATATCTTACTAAATAAGAACTGTCTAACAATCAAAGGGAAACATGTTCAGTGCTTCAGATTCCAAGATGGAACTGAGTTTACTTGTAGCAGAGTGTGTATTTCTGAGGATGTAAATATTCCTCCAAATAGTGAAATTATTGTCCCAGGGAGGTTTGTGGATCCTATTTGTCGGGATACAACAGCTATATTAGAGCCCACACCAGGATTCGTGCAAAGCCACGAGGTGATGCTGGCTAAAAGTGTTGTAAATCCTACTTTAGGCTGTGTGCCTTTAAGGTTTCTTAATACTTGTGATACAGTGTATAAGTTACACAAGGATTCTATTGTTGCCACAATAGATGTGGTGGATTTTTGTCAGGACCTACCCCCTGAGGAACTTAGTGTTAATGAGGTTAAAAAGGAGATTCCTACTCATAACACGGAAACTAGCTTGCCTGAACATTTAGAAAAACTCTTTGATGAATCTCGGACAGATCTTACAGATTCACAGAGCAATGCCTTTAAAGGTTTACTATTAGAGTATCAAGATACATTCTCAAACTCATCTAATGATTTGGGGTTAACTACTTTAGTAGAGCACACAATAAATACCGGGTCATCTCTTCCCATTCGCCAATACCCTAGACGCATACCAATAGCAAACAGAAAAGAAGTAGAACAGGAAATAGAGGATATGATAGAGAAAGGGGTCATAGAAAAATCAGACAGTCCATGGTGCTCACCAGTGGTTTTGGTTAGAAAGAAAGACAATTCCCTTAGGTTCTGTATTGATTACCGGAAAGttaatgatgtaacaattaaAGATAGTCATCCTTTACCCCGGATAGATAGCACAATAGATGCACTCTCTGGATCTCAATGGTTTTCCACTCTGGACTTAAAGAGTGGGTACTGGCAAGTTCGGGTAGCTCCCGAGGATAGGCCAAAAACAGCTTTCTCCGTTCAAGGAGGAGGGTTATGGCAATTCGTAACAATGCCATTTGGATTGTGCAATGCACCAGCCACTTTTGAGCGGCTAATGGAAAAGGTGCTAGCTAAACTTTCGTGGCAGATTT ACGAAAGTTTCATTTTTGGGACATGTGGTCAGCAGTGA